Within the Anguilla rostrata isolate EN2019 chromosome 6, ASM1855537v3, whole genome shotgun sequence genome, the region GCTCCTTTGACGGGGATGCTGACAGAATTGTTTATTACTTCATCGACTCAGCCGGGAGGTTCCACCTACTAGATGGAGACAAAATTGCCACTTTGATCAGCATGTATCTGAAAGAGCTGCTCACTCAAGTAAGGCACAACCACATGTCCCCCCTGCACAATCACGTCTTCATCCAGTTTGACCGAGGAATACTTttgctattcttttttttccttagtGCAATAGCATTCAACCAAAGGAGGCAGTAAGCCACTGAGCTTGCACTGGCAATTACTAGAATGTcgataaattatttattgttagtTTCTAATTTAATACAACTACAATATGATTAATTTAATACGGCAATATGATACATACACTTACCAGTAATGATAAATAGTTTAAAAAGTGATGGAAGCTACTGGCTTAGGAAAAATGCATGTCatgtaattatgaaaatgaGTTAAGTTCTTCCCATGGAAAGATATCTGCTATGGTGCTGagaacattaataaaatgaataacgTGCTTGTGGTGGTAATTgcataaaaagacattttacgTGTTTCACGCTTGTTAACACATTACCTttgacagctttttaaaaacgtgttttaAAGTAGATAAATTCACTGTACTAACAAATGTGCATCTATTTCTCTCCAAAATAATTGAATGGTGcagtcaaaataatttaaataattgaacTAAATTTCAATTAAGTAGGAATTTCTCTGTTAAGAAGAACAAAAAGTTTGGTCGGTCACTCAGCACTGCTGATGATTGGAGTCACCAAGCATTCGGCTTCCTCagtattgctttttatttttggtttatagGCTTTGAGTTACTGGTAAAACTGAAATGAGGCTTCAAATGATGTGAAATTTCATAAGACACAAGGAGCTATCATGTATTTGAAAGCTAAAAAGGGGTGTGGTCACTCagactgtttgtgtttgtgtctgcgtggTTTCTCCAGGCCGGGTTAGACCTGCAGGTGGCTGTGGTGCAGACGGCGTATGCTAACGGTAGCTCCACGCGGTTCCTGGAGGAGACCATGAAGGTGGGCTAACACCGTGCTCTGCTCACATGCTATCAGTCTGCCTGCGTCTCAGGAAAACGCACCATGCTCTGCACACCTGCTGCCTATCTACGTGCATTTCAGTCGTTTCTGTAATCTATCAACGCCGTTTAACTTTGGTGAAGTGGGTAAAGGAAAACCTCTGTTGACCTCTGAACCTCGACCCCAGGTTACAGTTCGCTGTGAAAAGACGGGAGTGAAGCATCTGCACCACGCTGCACAGCAGTTTGACATCGGCGTGTACTTTGAGGCCAACGGACACGGCACAGTGAGTCTGCCAACAGAGCTACAGGACACCTATAACCTTTCACTTCttcacgcacaaacaaacacacacatatactcttgcatacatgtacacacatgcacacacacacatacacatacagacagacacacacacatgcatgtacaaacacacacacacacacacatgcacacataattaCGCATACACTCCCCTAAcacaagttcataaaaatgGCTACAGTGAGCAGAAAATCTTTCTACAGCCCTGTTTAGTAACAGTATCATGGTTTTGTCCCATATAAAAGTCCTGTCCTGTTTGtacctgtcctgcctctctgtgcaggtTCTGTTCAGTAAGGCAGCTGAGGAGAGGATCCAGCAACTTACTGCAGACCCGAACACTAATGATGAGAAGAAGAGTGCTGCAGTCCTCCTGGAGAACACTGTCAACCTCATTAACCAGGCCagacactgtgacatcatcgctcGCCCACTATCATCATAAGCCATGGAAGTGTCTGCATCATGTGTCTCTGTGGATAATGCTAACGATGGCTCTCTTTCCTCAACAGACGGTGGGTGACGCCATCTCAGATATGCTCCTTATCGAGGCCGTGCTGGCCATCCGGGGCATGACCGTACAGCAGTGGGACGCCATTTACACCGACCTGCCTAACAGACAGCTCAAAGTGAAGGTGCGCCATTTATgaacgtatgtatgtatgtgtgcgtcgACTGACATGCGTCTGGCCACAACGGCGGGGCTTTAATGGTGAATGCTGGGATGCGCGCTAGGTGGCGGATCGAAGGGTGATCGAAACGACAGATGCAGAGAGGCGAGCGGTCTGCCCGGCGGGACTGCAGGAGGCCATCGACACGCTGGTGAAAAAGTACCAGAAGTCCAGAGCGTTTGTCCGACCTTCGGGCACAGAAGACGTGGTCCGAGTGTACGCTGAAGCTGACACTCAGGTAAGCACGCCATGCAGGTAAATTCTGCTACGCACACTTGGCCTAGGACAACATGCAGGCAAATGAAATAGTACTGAAGGTTACTGAAATGATGATCATAATGCAACTCACAGGTGGCAAAGCTGTCAGTGCTGTGACAGATAAAACGCATATTAGCTTACACACGGTGAGCAAGGACTAGACTGACATTGGTGAGGAGCTGTGTGTAAAGCAAAGCCAGTGAGTGATTCATGCTAATagcttcttgtgtgtgtgtgtgttttccaggaGAATGCTGACACATTGGCTCATGAAGTAAGCGTTGCCGTGTACAAACTTGctgggggagtgggagaggagcCAAAACCGTTTCATTGATATTCAtctcacacagatgcacacacacacacacacacacacacacacagtcaacacacattctcacaatgcatttcagtggTGCTGTACACTGTCTATGCAATCAGGTTCAAACTCTATCATGTTTATCTTCTTTTTGGAATGTGAATGGCTTTCATGTTCATATCTGCTGTCTCTTTGGAATGTGAGTCTCCTGTTCTATCTATATCCTTGACCTTAAAATCAAATGCATATCCAAGGTCTTCCttttgtgctgtctgtcttgCGACCTCTCAACACTTGACGCTCATTCCCTTAAATTTAGAGGTTAAATGGGGATATCACTTTCTTGAGTTTCTTTGGTTATAATTTTAGTTTCGGAGTGTGGTTTTTCGATTGGCCTAGGTTTAGTGTGCAATGGGGCATATTTTAGATAAAGAAGGTTCCAATGACCTTTCAGATCAAAAATGGTTGGTGTGCTGTACTCAAGAGTTTGTGTTTGCACTTGTCTAGACCAATTGAAAACATAGActtaaactggaaaaaaaaaactccagtgaAGTGAAATATCACTTTGTTAATCACTGTGTTAGCACTTTCtaccattttttatattttgcaccAAATTCTTTATATTGTCTCAAGTGTATGTAATTCATGAAAATACTAATTTTTCAACTCTCATGAATTAATGCTGGGTCACACACACCAAAGGACtatttgtgtgttcatgagtAAGACCAGGAAGGAACTGACACTAACCTAATGTATCCAATTATTACATACTAccatttttttacatactgCCATTTTGATAGGGAAATAACAATGTACTAATTATTTTCtaagaatgtatgttttttttttttttttttttcttgaaacatGCCAACAAATTATGTCATCTAAATCAGAATGCCCACAATAGTTCCTATTGTGACTGTCCATCCAATCAGATTAATGTGCCCTAAACAGCTGTTCATTGTAAACCTCTGCTGCTATGTTTAGTttcatgagaaaataaagacccttgtttaaaatatatttgtgttttgtaactTCACATGTTGCTGTTATCTGTGCAACTGTACAATTTGCTTTGATACTAACCGGAatgatggatttatttttttacatttttcatcctGCTCACACAATTTGGAATACCCAAATGCATTTATAAGCCTTTCCAATTACTTTGGCGTCATCCACGATTCAAGAGAGCGCAGGCCAGCAGATTGCTGTGCACATCCTGTGAGGGGCGTGTATcgattcaggagagtgcaggCTTGCAGATTACTGTGCACATCCTGTGAAGGGCGTGTATCGATTCAGGAGAGCGCAGGCTAGCAGATTACTGTGCACATCCTGTGAGGGCGTGTATCGATTCAGGAGAGCGCAGGCTAGCAGATTACTGTGCACATCCTGTGAGGGGCGTGTATCGATTCAGGAGAGCGCAGGCTAGCAGATTACTGTGCACATCCTGTGAGGGGCGTGTATCGATTCAGGAGAGCGCAGGCTAGCAGATTACTGTGCACATCCTGTGAGGGGCGTGTAGCGAttcaggagagcacatgctAGCAGATTACTGTACACATCCTGTGAAGGGCGTGtagccagctgctgcttctttgcACTCTGCAAGTCCAGCTGCTGAGCTGACCAGCCATTGGACGGGAGTACTATACTTCTggcacagctggtgcaggcatATAGTCATGTGATTCAGAGCCATGGGAGTTATGGCAGTTGAAGTGAACTGAAAAGGAATTTAGCCTTAGTAGTCATTCTGCTTCCTATTTCACAACCTCACCATCCGTCAAGGGCTGAATTTCATCCGTTTACGAACATGTAGAAGGTACATTTCATCAGATGGGGGTTTTACATGTTACGTAGAGTTGAATTAGCAATTAATAATGCTCTACAGTTTTTCGCGCACATCTATCCATATGCATTTGTCAAAGTTTTGTGTGCTATGAGTATTACACCACAATGTAGTGTAATGCAATGTGCAATACTAGCATTGCTTAAAATGGTGCATGGAATTTTGGCCATCAATATGTCTGCTTGTGTACTTGTGCACATATTCAGGAAGTAGACATCTTGCTTAACAGTGCTGTTTGCTAGTGTACACtttgatattttactgtgtttgcTGTGATGTTGATTTAACTCACTGTAAGATAGTTGTAATCATTGTATTGTACTACTTAACTGTACAATGGTTGATGTTGATGTCATGATGTGCATGGTTGTACATATCTTGCTTGAATTAAGGCGGATGTTTTAGTCACCTTAGCTCTCTAAATATTTTGATACCATGTTCAGTCACTCCACAGTAGTGTTATGTATCCATATTTACTGGAGATAGGTCATTTTGAATTGTATTGAAGTTTCAATGAATTGCAGGAAACAACAATATGAtgctgtgttatttatttgcagGAATCAGGGCAATGTAAGACACACAGGAATTTCAATGCTTAAGAGAAAAGACAGGTGCTACTTTGGGAGAACAATCCCAACTGTCAGCCAATTCAACAGTCTGGGCGAAGGACCAGGTTAGGACCATCAGTGCTAAGCTCTAGGGGGTTTAAGGCGAGTGGCCGTGTGGTCTTCCTGCTCTAATCGTCTTCTGTTTCATCAGCGGCACCAGAAATGATGATCGTTCGCTCCTGGGTGTCGCTGTGCGTAGTGTCATCATCTGTCTTAACTGTTCTacgataaaaacaaaaatttcatGGCTTTAGCAGAATCCATCAGCTGCACTAAGTAATATCTTACGAGTTATACTGCTTTAGAATGTAACAATAATATCACACCATTTTACAAtgactgataataataataataataagaagaagaagaataacaataataatataggTTATTTATGAGTTTCCTTTAGTctgcattttacaaaatggctgttACCTGATGAGTACAGTTTTCCTCTCAGTCATCTCCACTGCTTGTTCGGAGGAAATGCTCTCAGTGGCTTCCAGCTGGCTATCTAGGGTGCTGCCCTCAGTGCCGTTCCCCGGGTTCCCACCCAGAGTACTCTCCAGGCCCCCGCCCAGGTCGCTCTCCACGCCCCCGCCCAGGCCGCCTCCCAGGCCCCCATTCACTGCCTCTGCGGAGCTCGCTGTTGCTGTGGAGCTCTCTGCCGCTGTGGTGCTAGCAGCCACTGTGGAGTTCCCAGCCACCGTGGAGCTCCCTGCCACCACGGAGCTGTCTGACGCCATGGAGCTCCTCATCGCCATGGAGCTCCCTGCCGCCATGGAGTTCATGGCTGATGCGGCGCTCATGGCTGATGCGGTACTCATCGTTGCCGTGGCGCTCATAGCGGATGTGGCGCTCATACTGCTGCTCATGAGGGACAGGTTCCGGACCATGCTGCTCAGCCTCAAGTCCTCCCCCTCAATCAGTTTCCTGTCAAACAAGCACCAAAGATCACCTGTGAGCCAACTGGACACAAGCTTTAAACCAACAATCAAGAATCACCAGTGAGCCAACTAAAAACAAGCTTTTAACCAAAGGAAAACCTGTAATCATTTTAGTTCACTCTGCAGTGGGTGCAGtattattttttgcacattttaataggACGTGATGATGCATGACTATCCACTGATACTCTAGATATATTTATAACCTGTGGAgtcagacatttaaaaacagtttccTCCAGGACACAGCTCAATAGTGACCTGAAATACTGTGTCCATGGACCCATTACCTGTATGTGGTGATTTCAATCTCAAGGGCCATCTTGATGTTCAGTAAGTCTTGATATTCACGGAGGTGGAGTGCAATTTTCCCCTTGATGGATTTCAGCTCAACAGTAAGAGCCTCGATCCTTGCCTGAATGAAAGAAGCCGATagtttcacacaaattaaagtGTCCTGACATAGCAGTTTTGGTTTGTCTGCCCATAAAGCAGCAGGGCCTGCAGAGGTCAAAGAATTAGATCTGTGCCTTCATCTGCCTATTGATTACTTCTGATTATTTCTATACTGTTTACCTTAagatcctcttcctccttcttgtATTTTTCCAGTGCCTCACGGATCTGTATCTCCAGCGTCTCGTTTCTGGTCTTCAGCGCATCCAGTTCTCGCTCTTTGCTCTGAATCTGCAGTCACAAAAAAGCAATTGAATAAAATCAGTTATTGCATGTTTTATGCTGTTGACTAAGACATGAAGTAAATGGCTTGGCTTGGGGTTAAATTTCTTCAGTGCACAGCTGGAAGGCCAACATCAAGTCCCTGCGTGCCCAGCCAGCTATCACACAATTCAATTCTTGAGCAGAAGGGCCCAGCAATTAACCAGCTTGAAAGTCAGGACAGGTTCAAAATGATGTCTTCATCGTCATGACAATGCAACAGATTAGAGcatcacaacaaaaaaagatgcatgatACCTACATCTTTCTTACAGGTTGCCATTTCTTCTCTGACACTTCGAACTCTTTCCACGTGTTTTGTTGAGGCGTTGCTCAAGTCCTCAAATTTCGTTTTATACCAAGCATCCATTTCCTGAAAAAAGAGGCATCAATATATGTCAGAAGCAGCAGTGTAGATAAGGATTCATTTCCAATACAGTGCACAGACCCACCAACAACGCCAGCTTACCCCGTTGtgcattttactgcattttcattgttttgttccATATGGAAAACACTATGGGTTACCTGTAAATTCTTGGCAGCAATCTCATCATACTGGGACTGTATTAGTTTGAGAGCAGCAGCGAGGTCAGGGAGGGCGAAGGACACCTCAGTCTTAGCAACCGCACCGTAAATCTGCTTCATCAGCTCCTCGATTTCCTGGATAGGGGAAGGAagtcagacatttttaaaaagtgatggTACAGACATTGGCACAAGATGGCTACATTCAGTTGAGGAAGACTAATATACCTCTTTCTGAACCCTCTGGAGGAAGAGCAGTTCGGCTTCAAGGTTTTCCAGTTGCTTCTCAAGGGCAATGCGTGCAGAGGTGGCCGCATCAACATCCTGAATACCGCCagccaggcaaaaaaaaaagatgttagaATTTCAAAAAGCATCTTTTGTACACAGTGATATTGTGGTCAGCTGAACAACTGTGCTCACTGGGCGGAAGGCTTCGATCTCCTGCTCGGCCTTCTTCCTGGCCTCCACCGCTTCCTCGTATTTGGCTTTCAGCATTTCTAGTTGAGCCGCCATGGCCTCTTTTGCAGCAATAGCTATATTCTATAACAGAAAGAAGGACTTTCTGGTTAATGATGATGCTCTAGTCCTACTCAGAAAGGATGAGACGCAAGTCAAATATGTGCAGCTCATGTCTCTTTCCAAGCCATGGGGGACGTGGGATAAAGTCTCCTCACCCGCTGTACTAGCATCTGATCAGCAATCCTCTTCAGCTCCCTCAGCTGTTCCTCATAAAGCATTCGCAGGCCTGAGGGCTTCACATAACGATTCTGCAGGGCTGCAATCTCTGTCTCCAGCAGCTTGTTCTGCTGCTCAAGTGTCCGCACCTTTCgaggagcagggaaacagatGGTGAGTGGCCTTTGGCACCGATAAGACGTAGCTTGCCACTTTGACTGCTCAGAAAGTTAAAAGCAGTCCATTTTCCAGAAGTGCTGGGCACATTATATGTAGTTAATTCTTGTTCGAAATCTATTAAACACCACAATAAATGCAAACCATATGACCTTTTAAGAAAACAACAGTGAGACTGATGACTCTTTGAGATGCCCAAAACAGTCCCAATGCAATGCAGATACCTGTTCAATAGCCTCAATATTTCAAAGAATGAAAAGTGCCATACAATTACTTTCATACAGTATTCTAGCATTGTACACAAGTTGatagcattttattatttgtctcAACTTGTGTACATGGTAatgctgtaattattattaaatccaatttattattaaattattattacaatttaatgctGTGATTATGATTACATTCAACCATAATGGGGAATGTGACTAGGTTGGGAGAAAAGGGTGGAAAGGTGGGGAGGatatgatggaaaaaaaagccttgCCTTCTCGATGTAGGCAGCCAGCCTGTCGTTAAGCACCACCATCTCCTGGCGCTCAGTGGTCCGCGTGCTGAGGAAGGCCTGATTCTCTGCAGCCGCTGCATCCAGATCCAGTGTGGCTCCCATTCCAACAcccagacacagcgcccccatGCTGCGGGCACTAGAAAGACAGTTGATGAACCCCATTATGCTCTATGAGTGCTCCTTCCCAgcaccaaaacattttcaattcagATTAGATTATGTTCATTGAAGCCAATGATTAAAAGTTATGTCAATATGCAAAATGATTTGTTTATGAATCTTTATAATATGGCCTGAACAAATGGTATATACCTACAATACAACATTGACTATGGGTCTATTATGGGTCTACTGACAATGACTATTTTTGCCAAATCCAATAGTTCAGCTGTTAACCAAGAAAGAGATATGTttcaacaaaggaaaaaaataatatggtcAAGATGGTATTATCTTAGCTAACAATGTGAACAGTCTTTGCTGGACAATTTAGTTAGGCTGATTAAAGTATGGGGGTTGTACCCTCTTCAGCACTGTTACCAACAACTGTATTCGTTTTTACCCACAAAGTGAATAATATGAGAGCAGTAGTTGGCTGAACACATAGCTTCCTCAGAGAAATTCCTGGGTACTGGCACATGCCAAAAGAGAGGGCACACACCCAGTGACTTGGCTGATGGTGGTCAgattataaaaaagaaagagaaagccacatggtggtttgttttttgggaaTTTGTTGTACTTTGGAAGACCTTTTCTTAAATTGAAAGTAAGATAAAGCAAATATGTCTCTTTATATGTCTTATTGTAAATGCAGGATAGTTGAATCAGGACCACAGAAGCCATCGATAGTTGTGGCCGGGAAGAGTTATAGTGACCTACCTGGTAAGGTGCGATCTGCGGGTGCCAGAGAAGGTTCTCCTGCCCATGCTATCAGCTCGCATGGTGGTTGCCACGGCACTGCGGCTGTAGCTGGCAGAGCGGTGGCGAAcgcgggggggcgaggggctgGACACCCGCACCTGGAAGGACGAAGTCATGCCGTCTTCGAAATGGCGGCGGTACGAAGACATCCTCTCTGGGCTGCGACTCATGGTGGCAGTTGCTCTCGTCCTTTCCGGCTGCTGTCTGGAGATGTTCACACCCCTGAGCTTGAGCTCTGGTCTGACTGCTCCCTGGACTGGCTGGCCTTTTATACCCCTCTCCTCCAGCAAGCACATGGACCATCAGCTCTGGAATCTTGAACCTCCACACAAAAGGAGGCTGACCCTCCCTATAAAAAATCTGTCAAAGTTATGTGAATAGCTGAAGGCCTTGAGTACAGTGGAGATGATGGACTGAAAAATGCTAAGCGTTTCATGCTAGGTGCTAAGTGGAAATACTGCTGCACCAAGAATTTTTGTGCGATGATAAAACATTGATTTTCATAAATGATTTGTCAGGAGAAAGAAGCATGGTACAGCtgacaaaacaaatgttgtattttgcaTTGCACAGTGCATATTTAAAGGTGCTTCATTATCTActaatatatgtttttaaatatatgtatatatgtatgtgtttgtgtgtgtgtgtgtgcagataatGTATGAAaggattaaatacatttttcaatttttactgTAGATCAGTCACCCAGTATGCTTTTACATATGCATTCATCCAAAATCCCCTTtatacccacatacacaaacgtGTGCACTTCTATACTTAGGCATTCAAAAAGtatccacattttctctcttttatctGTTCACACGGAACCTATGTCCCATATATTCCAGTCTGCTActccttttattttacattgtacattgctgtaattttataaaaaaatatgtacaagaACAAGGGAGATCTGAATGCACATAGTCAAAGGGGAAACAGTGCAGTCCGTGGACTTGTGGACATATTAATTTTCATTGGTCGAGCACAGTGATTGAAGGTTCAATGTGCCATAGGAAATAtatccaacaaaaaaataatattcataaacataattttgtgaagaatatttatgtttatgtaacTGTAATACATGTATTTGCTATCCtcatgtaaatgaatgcaaattatGTTAACCATAAGTTGTACTATGAAGTACAAGATACAATGCACCTAATAAGCAActtgcatatttatatatttgtaaaatatgcagGCCTACACAtgctatttaaattttttcatttggaaatatttctgtaaatttgtGTTGACATCATCAGTTTGAAGAGCCATTGTATTGTACTCCATTTGGTTCACTTGCACAAGCAGTCAATCTTTAGAATACATTTCTCTCGTCCACATGCTAACTAGAGTGATTCATGTTTCACTGCCGCATGCTGGCTATAGAGAGCTGTGATATACCAAGGAAATGATCTTGTAAAAACCCTACAGGAAAGTCCCAACCAcctacaatatttattttccaaaattgcAGATAAAgtaacaaattatttaaaattattaagtGGCATtgcataaaaagaaaatcattcagAAACATGTTTAACCAATATTTATTcactatgattttttttttcttatcatatttcagtatgttgtattttaaattagCTATTTTCCATCAAATGTATCAATTggcaatacatatttatatcatACTGTtcctgaaaacaaatgaaatcacaCAGAAATCATAAAGGTTCTGCAGTTCATTTGGGACACTTACTAATTTTGACAAGGATAATTATGACAAAGGAAGGCTATGTCTCTACAAATGATAGAACTAACTGTATTTACAAATCTGTGGTTTCAATGGcataaatgtttataaaattcTGAATATGATTATAAATAGTATCTCCTCAGCAGTACAGCCAGGATTGACCGCTAATATGTAAATGTGCTTTCTGGTACTGGTGAATACTTAGAAAGGGAATATAGCCTTAAAGAGATAGTTCACTTTAAGTAGAGGTTTGATAATATGTAtgtttaatgaatgtttttatttggggCAGACTGCTTTTATGTGCTGAGAAGGATATTATAGATATTTCTAGAAGTTTCAGAGGGCCAGTCAACTTCAAAATGGCTAGCACAGGCTGGCCTCCTCACTGGGCCTTGTCACTGGATAGTCTAATCTCAGGTCAATCTAAGGTTCCATTTCCCATAGGAAATATATGTCAACAAATGAACCTATCCTTAACACATTTATCTAACCACAGTATATGACAAAGGGGAATATACAGTACATCGGCCTCACCCTCCAAACATGTCTTCTCACACCCAtaagcagatttttaaaaacatagtgATATAGAACACGCTTCAGGAAACTCAAAGTCATCCCCTTCAGAGAGGTCTGATGATTATGTAGACCCATGTGGCCGTGTGTCGTACTTGGAGATCCATTCCAGTTATCTCACCTCTTGCACACACGTGGCAGTTACACAAGGTCACTGTCTCTCAGCCACGCGAACAAGTACCTAAATTAGTTTGAACACTCAAATGGCACATTGCACAGAATGGTGCCCTCCTACATTTTTAACTGCTTACATAATGAAACAAACCAGCTATTACTTAAGGGTACTTTGGATGGATATCTTTCACAAAAAGGCTGTTCCgggtttctgaaaaaaaaaaacaaaaaaaaaaaaaacacgtactcccacaaatgtatttcagaTGTAAGAATTAGGGGACATAACAAACATTTGGCAATATAATGCTCACGCTGGCAAACTAGCCTTcctcataaaaacacaatatgtGTCAATGATTATATATAACGTATAAAAGAAACAATTTTACATAgattaaaatatgtacacacatagcatacatgtatgcatagCATTTCTATTATTGTAGCCAATTGCCATTTGGTTAAAATAATTTGACCAGTGCATATAATTGTCCATGTAgtcaaatatatacataaaatgtgaaactggcaataatttcccagaattcacaAGGTGATGTTTTTATTCcttataaaaatatgcaaaaggtttttttttttttttttttcgaaaggAACCATACAATATTTCAAAGGGTTAGCCTTCTTG harbors:
- the pgm3 gene encoding phosphoacetylglucosamine mutase — translated: MALLEKVSQSSALHPKPVGLVLQYGTAGFRTNAKQLDHIMFRMGLLAALRSKKTKSTIGVMVTASHNPEEDNGVKLIDPMGEMVTPAWEEHATRLANAEQEALVMALNDIIEMEAINLSQDASVFIGKDTRPSSETLSQAVLDGVSSLGGHGCDYGLLTTPQLHFMVCCKNTQNRYGNATVEGYYKKLSRAFIQLTKHASNRTDDQKHLLVDGANGIGALKMREMEHFLQKELQISLHNDGSQGKLNFQCGADYVKVQQKPPEGIKMSAGERCCSFDGDADRIVYYFIDSAGRFHLLDGDKIATLISMYLKELLTQAGLDLQVAVVQTAYANGSSTRFLEETMKVTVRCEKTGVKHLHHAAQQFDIGVYFEANGHGTVLFSKAAEERIQQLTADPNTNDEKKSAAVLLENTVNLINQTVGDAISDMLLIEAVLAIRGMTVQQWDAIYTDLPNRQLKVKVADRRVIETTDAERRAVCPAGLQEAIDTLVKKYQKSRAFVRPSGTEDVVRVYAEADTQENADTLAHEVSVAVYKLAGGVGEEPKPFH
- the ngs gene encoding notochord granular surface isoform X1; protein product: MSRSPERMSSYRRHFEDGMTSSFQVRVSSPSPPRVRHRSASYSRSAVATTMRADSMGRRTFSGTRRSHLTSARSMGALCLGVGMGATLDLDAAAAENQAFLSTRTTERQEMVVLNDRLAAYIEKVRTLEQQNKLLETEIAALQNRYVKPSGLRMLYEEQLRELKRIADQMLVQRNIAIAAKEAMAAQLEMLKAKYEEAVEARKKAEQEIEAFRPDVDAATSARIALEKQLENLEAELLFLQRVQKEEIEELMKQIYGAVAKTEVSFALPDLAAALKLIQSQYDEIAAKNLQEMDAWYKTKFEDLSNASTKHVERVRSVREEMATCKKDIQSKERELDALKTRNETLEIQIREALEKYKKEEEDLKARIEALTVELKSIKGKIALHLREYQDLLNIKMALEIEITTYRKLIEGEDLRLSSMVRNLSLMSSSMSATSAMSATATMSTASAMSAASAMNSMAAGSSMAMRSSMASDSSVVAGSSTVAGNSTVAASTTAAESSTATASSAEAVNGGLGGGLGGGVESDLGGGLESTLGGNPGNGTEGSTLDSQLEATESISSEQAVEMTERKTVLIRTVKTDDDTTHSDTQERTIIISGAADETEDD
- the ngs gene encoding notochord granular surface isoform X2; amino-acid sequence: MSRSPERMSSYRRHFEDGMTSSFQVRVSSPSPPRVRHRSASYSRSAVATTMRADSMGRRTFSGTRRSHLTSARSMGALCLGVGMGATLDLDAAAAENQAFLSTRTTERQEMVVLNDRLAAYIEKVRTLEQQNKLLETEIAALQNRYVKPSGLRMLYEEQLRELKRIADQMLVQRNIAIAAKEAMAAQLEMLKAKYEEAVEARKKAEQEIEAFRPDVDAATSARIALEKQLENLEAELLFLQRVQKEEIEELMKQIYGAVAKTEVSFALPDLAAALKLIQSQYDEIAAKNLQEMDAWYKTKFEDLSNASTKHVERVRSVREEMATCKKDIQSKERELDALKTRNETLEIQIREALEKYKKEEEDLKARIEALTVELKSIKGKIALHLREYQDLLNIKMALEIEITTYRKLIEGEDLRLSSMVRNLSLMSSSMSATSAMSATATMSTASAMSAASAMNSMAAGSSMAMRSSMASDSSVVAGSSTVAGNSTVAASTTAAESSTATASSAEAVNGGLGGGLGGGVESDLGGGLESTLGGNPGNGTEGSTLDSQLEATESISSEQAVEMTERKTVLIS